The proteins below come from a single Strix uralensis isolate ZFMK-TIS-50842 chromosome 8, bStrUra1, whole genome shotgun sequence genomic window:
- the GNG12 gene encoding guanine nucleotide-binding protein G(I)/G(S)/G(O) subunit gamma-12: protein MSGKTASTTNNIAQARRTVQQLRIEASIERIKVSKASADLMLYCEEHAKKDPLLMGIPASENPFKDKKTCILL from the exons ATGTCTGGCAAAACAGCTAGCACGACCAACAACATAGCTCAGGCCCGAAGGACTGTCCAGCAGTTAAGAATAGAAGCCTCAATAGAAAGAATTAAG GTGTCAAAAGCATCAGCAGACCTAATGCTCTACTGTGAAGAGCACGCCAAGAAAGATCCATTGCTAATGGGCATACCTGCTTCTGAGAACCCTTTCAAGGACAAGAAGACCTGCATTTTGTTgtag
- the GADD45A gene encoding growth arrest and DNA damage-inducible protein GADD45 alpha: MTLAELPGDLGTAGRMERAGDALEEVLSKALSQRSLTLGVYEAAKLLNVDPDNVVLCLLAADEEEAGDAALQIHFTLIQAFCCENDINILRVSNPARLAQLLLPATGPEPPADLHCVLVTNPHASQWKDPALSQLMCFCRESRYMDQWVPVINLPER; this comes from the exons ATGACTCTGGCGGAGCTGCCTGGGGACCTCGGCACGGCCGGGAG GATGGAGCGGGCGGGGGACGCgctggaggaggtgctgagcAAGGCTCTGAGCCAGCGGAGCCTCACCCTCGGCGTCTACGAGGCCGCCAAACTGCTCAACGT GGACCCGGACAACGTGGTGCTGTGCCTGCTGGCGGCTGATGAAGAGGAGGCGGGAGACGCGGCCTTGCAGATCCATTTTACCTTAATCCAGGCTTTTTGCTGCGAAAACGACATCAACATCTTGCGGGTCAGTAACCCGGCGCGGTtggcccagctcctgctgcccgcCACCGGCCCCGAGCCGCCCGCCGACCTCCACTGTGTCCTCGTCACG AACCCCCATGCCTCGCAGTGGAAGGATCCAGCGCTGAGTCAGCTGATGTGCTTCTGCCGGGAGAGTCGCTACATGGATCAGTGGGTGCCGGTGATTAACCTCCCCGAGCGGTGA